The candidate division WOR-3 bacterium genomic sequence GAGTATTCGGGGTTAAAAAAGCCCTTGTCTATGTCCCTCTTATTGTTGTTCTTGGAACTTTGGTAGGATGGTTCTTTGGAAACTTTATATTTTAAGGAGAAAAAATGAAGGTGAAAAAAGTGATTTCTGTTCTTCTTCTCGCTTTTGTCCTACTTAGCATTGCTTATCTAATCAAAGGAGAAATCATGAATAAAAAAGAGGAAAAAATGCAAAAGGAAGAAATCCGAGAGGAGGTGGATACTATTACTGAAAAAGCCCCTGAAATTCCTGATGTTAATGCAACAAAGAATGAAACAAAAACGCAAAATTCGGCTCCCAAAAAAGAAGAGAAGAAGAAAAAAGTGCTTGCCTACTATTTTCATGGAACCCACCGATGCCCCACCTGCCTTACAATTGAAAGATATTCAAAAGAAGCAATCGAATCTTATTTCGCAAGGGAGTTGAAGGATGGAATATTGGAGTTCAGTTCTATAAATGTAGAGGAACCAGAAAATAGACATTTCATCCAGGATTACCAGCTATACACAAAATCTCTCATAATTTCACTCTGGGAAGATAATAAGGAGAAAAAATGGAAAAATCTCACCGAGGTCTGGTCTTATGTTCACAGTAAAGAAAATTTCTATCAATATGTTAAAAATGAAGTGGAGAAGTTTTTAGAGGACACAAGATAATGGGAATTCTACCACTCCTTACGGCATTATGGCTTGGGATATTGACTTCGATAAGTCCCTGTCCTCTTGCAACCAATATTGCTGCGATATCATTTGTGTCATACAGAATTGTGCATAAGGCTGTTGTTCTTCTATCTGGGATTCTCTACACAATGGGAAGAGCGATAACCTATATTGTTATTGGTTTTCTCGTTGTTAGGGCAGCCGTTAATATTCCCCTCGTTTCGAATTTCCTCCAGCTCTACATCAACAAAATCCTGGGAATACTTCTGATTCTGGTGGGAATGTTTTTACTTGATTTGTTGTTTAACATAAAAATACCGAGCATTTTCGTTTCTGAGTCCTGGCAGAGAAAACTCGACGAGATAGGCATTTTCGGCTCTCTATTTTTGGGAATGCTTTTCGCTCTTGCGTTCTGTCCTGTTTCTGCCGCTCTATTTTTTGGGAGTCTTATACCTATCGCACTTAAGGCAAATTCAGGAGTGATTTTGCCGCTATTTTATGGAATGGGAACGGGGTTACCTGTTTTACTTTTTGCTATTTTCATTGCTCTTGGTTCTTCCCACATAGGCAGAATGTATAAAAGAGCAGTCAAACTTGAAGCGATTACAAAGAAAGTTACAGGAATTATTTTTATTCTGGTTGGAATTTACTATGTATTGGCTTACATCTTTAAATTGTTTTAAAAGGAGGTAATAGATGAAAATTCAAATTGCAGGACCTGGTTGTCCAAGGTGCTTGGCGACCGAGAAGGCTGTAAAAGAAGCCTGCGCCCAGTTGAAACTTTCTGCCGAGATTTCTCATCTTTACGATATAAGAGAATACGCAAGACTTGGAGTCAGAATGACACCTGCCGTGATTATCGATGGAAAAGTTGTTATTTCAGGTAAGGTTCCATCTGTAGAAGAAATAAAGAAAATCCTAAGCACCCCAAAATAAAAAGTAATTTAAACATAGAAAAGAGGCCGAAATAATTCCATAAAGAGGGGTTGACTTTTTCATAAAACTTTTTATATTTCGAATATAAAACTAATTTGGTCGATATATACAATTAAGGAGAAGAAAGATGGAAAGAACACAAAAAGATCTTAGAGAAATTATTATAAAGTCGGCTCAAGACATATTTGCGAGATTCGGTTTTAGAAAAACAACAATGGACGAGATTGCACAATCAATCAATAAGGCAAAAAGTTCCTTATATCATTACTTTACAAGCAAGCAAGAAATTTTCAAAGCAATAATAGAGAAAGAAGCTAGTTTGTTTAGAGAAGAAATAACAAGAACGGTTAGTCGTGAAAACACCCCTCAGGGAAAATTACACGTTTACATTTTAACAAGAATGCGTATGATAAACCAGCTGGCAAATCTATATAGTGCATTAAAAGATGAATATCTCAAACAATATGATTATATTGAAGAGTTAAGAGAAAAATACGATAAAGAAGAAATTGAAGTAATTAAAGAAATATTGAAGGAAGGTTGTAAAAGGGGAGTTTATGAAATCGAAAATTTAGATAGGGCAGCAAGCACTATTGTTTCTATCTTAAAAGGTATGGAATACTCTTGGATTAAAGAAAAAGATGTTAAAAAAGCCGAAAGATATATTGATAATTTATTGGAGATTCTTTTTTATGGAATAGTTAAAAGATAAAAAATTTTTTGCCTATGAGACGAACAAAAGACCAAATTGGTCTACATTTATAAAAGAGGATTTGTAAGATGGGGAAGTTTCCCAATCTAGTAATTAAATGCCGTATACCAATTATTTTTGTGGTTTCTCTTCTTACTTTTATATTTGGGTATTTTATTAAAGATCTGAAAATCAATTCGGATTTTTCGAGTTATCTTCCCAAAAGTGATCAGATAGTAAGAACGCTGAATTATATCAGTGAAAAATATAGTGGAAAACATATAGCAATGGTTGCCTTGGAATCGAATGAAATTTTTACAAAAGAAACAATTGAAAGAATTAACTATTTAACCTCTAATTTCAGGCTCATTGATGGTGTTTCATATGTGACAAGTTTGACAAATATTCTTGATATTAAAAAGACTCCTGAAGGGATAGAAATCGCAAAGCTTATTGATGAATATAATTTACCTACAACTGAAGAGGAACTTAAGAGTTTAAAAAACTATACCCTTTCAAAGGATATGTACAAGGGACGGATAGTTTCAGAGGATTCGAGGGCAGCTTTAATTATTTGTCGGATTAGAGATGGAAGTGATGAAGTAAAGATAGCTAAGGAAATAAAGAAAATTGTTGAAGAAGCAAATATAGAAGAAAAAGTTTATTATGCAGGTTATTCTTTTAATATACTTGAAGTGAATAAAATTATTTTAAAGGACTTAAGATTTCTGCTTATTCTTTCTCTTCTTATAATTGTAATAGTTTTATTTTTAAGCTACCATTCTTTTAGAGGAGTTATTCTTCCAATCCTTTCTGTTCTTATTAGTATTATCTGGGTACTCGGAGTAATGAACATATTTAAAATTCAAATCACCTTGGTTACAAATGTGATTCCTATAATCTTAATTGCAGTTGGCAGTGCTTATTGTATTCATGTGATCTGTAGGGTTTCTGAAGATGAGGAAAAATTTAATGATAGGATTAACCAAATCAAATTTTCCTTAAATGAAGTTGCATTACCAATATTTTTAGCGGCAATAACAACAATGATAGGATTTATTTCTTTTATTTTTGGTTCTTATTTAACTGTAATTCGGGATTTCGGCATTCTTTCGGCTTTTGGAATTCTCTTTTCTTTTATAATTTCTGTTACTTTTGTGCCCTCTCTCCTGTCATTTTTACCAGTCAAGAATACTTCGGTGAATAAAAGTATTCATAAGAAAAAAAGCAAAGAAGAATTTAATCTGTTTGCAAATATGCTCGGTAGATGGATTTTAAAGAATAAGAAACCTATCGTTATTATAGGAATATTAATTTGTCTCTTTAGCGCTTCTAATATTATAACGATTAAAAGAAGTTCAGATATGACAAAATACTTTAAATCAGGAAGTGAAATGAGGAAGTCTTCAGAAATGATACGGAACAAATTTTATGGAGACCTTCCTGTTTATTTTTTGAT encodes the following:
- a CDS encoding aromatic aminobenezylarsenical efflux permease ArsG family transporter encodes the protein MGILPLLTALWLGILTSISPCPLATNIAAISFVSYRIVHKAVVLLSGILYTMGRAITYIVIGFLVVRAAVNIPLVSNFLQLYINKILGILLILVGMFLLDLLFNIKIPSIFVSESWQRKLDEIGIFGSLFLGMLFALAFCPVSAALFFGSLIPIALKANSGVILPLFYGMGTGLPVLLFAIFIALGSSHIGRMYKRAVKLEAITKKVTGIIFILVGIYYVLAYIFKLF
- a CDS encoding efflux RND transporter permease subunit, whose protein sequence is MGKFPNLVIKCRIPIIFVVSLLTFIFGYFIKDLKINSDFSSYLPKSDQIVRTLNYISEKYSGKHIAMVALESNEIFTKETIERINYLTSNFRLIDGVSYVTSLTNILDIKKTPEGIEIAKLIDEYNLPTTEEELKSLKNYTLSKDMYKGRIVSEDSRAALIICRIRDGSDEVKIAKEIKKIVEEANIEEKVYYAGYSFNILEVNKIILKDLRFLLILSLLIIVIVLFLSYHSFRGVILPILSVLISIIWVLGVMNIFKIQITLVTNVIPIILIAVGSAYCIHVICRVSEDEEKFNDRINQIKFSLNEVALPIFLAAITTMIGFISFIFGSYLTVIRDFGILSAFGILFSFIISVTFVPSLLSFLPVKNTSVNKSIHKKKSKEEFNLFANMLGRWILKNKKPIVIIGILICLFSASNIITIKRSSDMTKYFKSGSEMRKSSEMIRNKFYGDLPVYFLIKGDIQEPKVLNEMKKLQEFIKSQKYIYNPQSIVDIIEEMNDVIGEGKKIPDSKEKIENLWFLIEGQEMIEQLVSQDKKEAIIQATMSTVDNPREMDKLDKNIQEYISKNTDSSIITIEVTGIPFIYQHMDRAIIRSQLLSLIIAIIFVFICMILLQRSFVEGFIGIIPIVLTLLILFGFMGFLRIPLNLATVLVGSISIGIGIDYPIHFTNRFRKEFFKNRNEAEALNTTLNTVGKAILINVLTVTMGFLVLVMSNLVPLQHLGILIAITMLSSGTATLTILPAIILLTKEKWVKL
- a CDS encoding nitrophenyl compound nitroreductase subunit ArsF family protein; translation: MKVKKVISVLLLAFVLLSIAYLIKGEIMNKKEEKMQKEEIREEVDTITEKAPEIPDVNATKNETKTQNSAPKKEEKKKKVLAYYFHGTHRCPTCLTIERYSKEAIESYFARELKDGILEFSSINVEEPENRHFIQDYQLYTKSLIISLWEDNKEKKWKNLTEVWSYVHSKENFYQYVKNEVEKFLEDTR
- a CDS encoding TetR/AcrR family transcriptional regulator gives rise to the protein MERTQKDLREIIIKSAQDIFARFGFRKTTMDEIAQSINKAKSSLYHYFTSKQEIFKAIIEKEASLFREEITRTVSRENTPQGKLHVYILTRMRMINQLANLYSALKDEYLKQYDYIEELREKYDKEEIEVIKEILKEGCKRGVYEIENLDRAASTIVSILKGMEYSWIKEKDVKKAERYIDNLLEILFYGIVKR
- a CDS encoding thioredoxin family protein, producing the protein MKIQIAGPGCPRCLATEKAVKEACAQLKLSAEISHLYDIREYARLGVRMTPAVIIDGKVVISGKVPSVEEIKKILSTPK